In Onychostoma macrolepis isolate SWU-2019 chromosome 12, ASM1243209v1, whole genome shotgun sequence, a single window of DNA contains:
- the LOC131551464 gene encoding sarcoplasmic reticulum histidine-rich calcium-binding protein, whose product MVASRSWLLGLIVTLLCTGPFRDSVQAEERLQSEEAEVLRGLDHTGGEKEEVTDEEDGGDVSGDGEGEGAEDEEDGEETSEEEVTPEEEITKEAEAAEVEEEEVEGADEEEVAEGDEAEGVEYEEEAAEEEEEEEYTEEEVEVAEEEDTEEEEEEEEEETEEEEVEVEEGLVEEEDSAQQSKEEEETAAEDEGAPSEEEEEADEEKVAADEDNEEAGDDEDEETVVEDTIEETANEENEEAEELVSTKDVKYSSGSFCAICSVCEHCGICVRCPCEEGDASAHCNHCEDCSYCYICPAICETVCQPGGILDVLSGSLYQTVNTLL is encoded by the exons ATGGTAGCTTCACGTAGCTGGCTGTTGGGACTTATTGTAACTCTGCTTTGCACTGGACCGTTCAGGGATTCTGTGCAGGCTGAAGAAAGGCTGCAAAGTGAGGAAGCCGAGGTGCTGAGGGGTCTGGACCATACTGGAGGTGAGAAAGAGGAGGTGACTGATGAGGAGGACGGTGGAGATGTATCTGGAGATGGGGAAGGTGAGGGAGCTGAAGATGAGGAAGATGGAGAGGAAACTTCTGAGGAAGAGGTGACCCCAGAAGAGGAGATAACTAAGGAGGCTGAAGCTGCTGAGGTTGAAGAGGAGGAGGTAGAAGGAGCAGACGAAGAGGAAGTAGCAGAGGGAGATGAGGCAGAAGGAGTAGAATATGAAGAGGAAGCAgcagaggaagaagaagaagaggaataCACAGAGGAAGAGGTAGAAGTAGCAGAGGAGGAGGAtacagaggaagaggaagaggaggaggaggaggagactGAGGAAGAGGAGGTCGAAGTAGAGGAAGGATTAGTAGAAGAAGAGGATTCAGCACAACAGTCAAAAGAGGAAGAAGAAACAGCAGCAGAGGATGAGGGAGCACCAagtgaggaagaggaagaggcagATGAGGAAAAGGTAGCTGCTGACGAAGATAATGAGGAGGCTggagatgatgaagatgaagaaacCGTAGTTGAAGATACTATTGAAG aaACTGCCAATGAGGAAAATGAAGAAGCAGAAGAGTTGGTCTCCACGAAGGATGTAAAGTATAGCTCAGGCTCTTTCTGTGCCATTTGTTCAGTCTGTGAG CACTGCGGTATCTGTGTCAGATGTCCCTGTGAGGAAGGGGACGCGTCAGCACACTGCAATCACTGTGAA GATTGTTCCTACTGTTACATTTGTCCTGCGATCTGTGAAACAGTCTGCCAGCCAG gtgGAATTCTCGATGTACTGAGTGGTTCTCTCTACCA GACAGTAAACACCTTGCTCTGA